From the Bacillus alveayuensis genome, the window ACAACCTCCTCAAATATCTTTTGAGATTTTAAAAATTTTTCCTTTTTATTAGCACTCATCTAACTTGAGTGCTAACACATTTACTATATTATAGAAACTTCCTTTGAATTTCAAGTATGAAATTAAAATTTTTTTCATTCAATGAATAGATGTCCCTTCCATGATTATGACAAAAAAATGATCAATATAATCATGTTGATTTTAAATTAATTTCTCAAAAGGGAAATATAAGATATGGTAAAATAAAACGAGGTATATTTGCTTTTACCTATCAGACTTTCACCCTTAAAATTTTTTACACGAACATCATTTTGAAAAGGAGAAACATCGTGAAAAAGCAATACTGGTGGATAATTATTACGTATATCGTGATGCAATTTTCAGCCTTTGTTGGTGTCCCATTTTTTTATGCAATCGGTGTAGGATCCGATCCATCACTAGATGTAGCTCTATATAAAGCTCAAGCATATTGGACCATTTTAAGCTTTACGATCGCTTTCGTGTTTATTTTGTTCCTTCTGCGAGACGAGTTTAAAATATCGGTACGAAACGAAAAAGCAGCGCCGCTTAGCATATCGATGGCATGGGCTATTGGCGGTGTGTTTATGGCAATCATTGTGCAAACGATTGCAGCCAACATTGAGGTGAATCTTTTTGGAGTTGAACCTGGATCTGAAAACACACAAATGATTGTTGATTTAATAAAGACAACTCCTTTATTAATTGCTGTGACATCTATTATTGGTCCAGTTCTTGAGGAAATTATCTTTCGAAAAATTATTTTTCGTGTAGTATATAAAAGAACCAACTTTTTTATTGGGGCATTTGTTAGCTCTTTCTTATTTGCCATTGTACATGGTGAGCCAGAACATCTATTATTATATGCGTCAATGGGATTTACATTCGCTTATTTATACGTGAAAACAAATCGAATTCTCGTGCCAATTTTTGCCCATACCATGATGAATACATTTGTCGTGATCATCCAAACCGTATTTAGTGAAGATATTGAAAAAATGATGCAACAAATGGAGCAAATTCAAAGTATTATTGGAGGCATTTAAGCATGAAGTTTAATCCAACATCTATGGGTTTTTTTTACTTTACAATGGGAGTTTTATTTACTTATTTAGCCATTAACAGTGCAGAGGAAACGATATGGTCCATTCCAACCATTATTTTAATGCTTTTGGCCACATTTGACTTCGCTGTATCGATTCGCATGTTTGCCTTTTTATATAAAATGAAAAAAGCAAAAAAGTAACGGCGGGAACGCTCTTGTTCTCGCCGTTTTTAGATTGTCGAAGCATCATGAATGCTAGGAACAGGCACAATTTTTTAAATGCATCAAAGCAAAAATCAACACCGTCTGTAATGGATCGGAAATTAGCCATTCCTTATTTTATTCCTGGTTTGCTTCTTTCATTTGAGCTATTTGTGCTTTTCGGTATGCAAATCTTGAAATCACAATACTTACTTCATAAAGAATGAAAAGCGGAACCGTCACCATTAAATGTGAAACAAGTTCAGGTGGTGTTATGAATGCTGCAATGACAAGCAAAACGAAATAAGCATACTTCCGAATCTTGACGAGAAACATCGGAGTTACAAGACCAAGCCTTGTTAAAAACATGACGACAACAGGTAACTGAAACAACAAACCAAACGGGATCGTTAATTGTAATAAGAACCGAAAATACTCATTAATCCCAATGACTTGATTAATTTCTAAATCATTAGAAAGACGAACCATAAAATCGATGACAAATGGAAACAAAATAAAATAGGAAAAAGCAATTCCTAATAAGAACAATCCTAAGGAAATCGGAATATAACTTAATGTTACCCGCCGTTCCGTCTCATATAATCCTGGGCTTACAAATGCCCAAAGCTGATATAAAATGACAGGGGATGTTAAAACAATAGCAATAACAAAAGCAAACTGCATATATACCATTAATGGATCCATCGGTCTAAATGAATTTAATGCAAATTGTTCCGCTTCATTCGTATGTTGTAAGTAGACGATTATAGGTTTTGCTAAGAAAAAGCTTGCAATTACTGCAACGAAAAAGAAAACGACTATAATAATCAGCCGTTTTCGCAATTCTTCTATATGCTCTAAAACAGACATTTGTTTATCATTCATAGGACGTCATCCTATCTTTCTTGATCTTATTTCTTATCATCATCGTCATCAGCTAAACCTCTTGTAGCTTTTTTAAACTCTCTTAACGTATCACCTGCAGCCCGTCCAAGTTCTGGAAGCTTTTTCGGACCAAAAATAAGCAAACCAACGACAACGATTAATAAAAAGCTACCAATTCCAACGTTCATCATGAACCCCTCCTATAAGCTATTCTTGCGGATAATTTTTTAAAAAGTAAGCTAGTGCCTGCAGTTCAACGGACAAATCAATATGATGAATGCGAATATGGTTAGGGACATTTAAGCGAGCGGGAGTAAAATTTAAAATTCCCTTAATCCCTTTCGTAACTAAACGGTCTGTAATCATTTGAGCCACATTGGCTGGCACAGTTAAAATAGCGACAGTAACATCTTCAGGAAGACGCTCTTCCAATTCGTCTAAATGATAAATTGGAACGCCCCCAACCTCTTTTCCTATTTTCTCTTCATCTACATCAAAAGCGATGGTAATTTGTGTATTGTTATTTTTCATAAAATTATAATGTAAAAAAGCCGTCCCTAAGTTCCCAACTCCAATCAAGGTTACCTTTGTTAATTCATCTTGATCGAGGGTTTTTCGAAAAAAGGATAATAAATATTTTACATTATAACCATAACCTTTTTTCCCAAGAGCGCCAAAATAAGAAAAATCACGCCGTATCGTTGCACTATCCACTTTTACAGCTTCACTCAACTCTTGAGAAGAGACACGCTGTTTGCCAGAAGCGTAAAGGTTTTGTAAAAAACGATAATATAGCGGCAGTCGCTTAGCTGTTGCTTGTGGAATTTTTGATTGATCCTGACTCAATGTTTATCCCCCACAATCCTACAAAACAGAACCTTCCCGAATATACTCTCCGCTTTTTCCTCCTGTTTTTTTCACTAGGAAAGTTGGACCAATGACGAGTCCTTTATCTAGTGCTTTGCACATATCGTAAACAGTAAGAGCACAAGCAGAGGCAGCAGTGAGCGCTTCCATTTCAACTCCTGTCGCACCTTTTGTTTTTACTTGGGCCGTAATGCCTAGAATATACTCCTTTTCATTTATGTCCCATTCAAATGTGATATCAACTGCTTTAAGTGGTATCGGATGACACATCGGGACAATCATTGGCGTATTTTTCGCTGCCATGATCCCGGCGACTTGAGCAACGGATAAAACATCACCTTTGTTAACTTTATTGTGAACAATTTTTTCATATACTTCTTTACTTACAATGACTCGCGATTTTGCTATTGCAATTCGAACGGAATCTACCTTTTCAGACACATCGACCATTTTCGCCCGTCCCTGTTCGTTAAAATGTGTAAATTCACTCACAATAAACTCCCCTTAACTAGACTATACACTATTTTCGACTTTCTGTCTTTTGGTTGATTGTTACAATTTCATGTCATAAGTTCAGAAAAATATCAGCAAATGTACAAATATTGCCCATCACTCCTGATTAAGCTACACTATACCTAGTAAAGCTTGAGGTGAATCATGATGATACTTTTACAACTAAACCAAGTAACAAAATATTTTGGCTCTAATCTTATTTTATCGAATATTAAACTAGAAGTACAAACACGAGATAAAATTGCACTTGTTGGCAGAAATGGGGCAGGGAAATCTACTCTATTAAAAATCATCTCTGGAGAGCTTTCTTATGACTCTGGAGAAATAATAAAGCCAAAAGATATATCAATTGGGTTTCTAGCTCAAAATACTGGCTTAGAATCAACGAAGTCGATATGGGATGAAATGTTAACCGTATTTTCTGATATTCGTCAATTAGAGAAGGATATGAGAAAATTAGAAGAACAGATGTCAACATGTGACCCTTCTAGAAACCCTTCAGCCTATGAACGATTATTGAAAGAATACGATGACATGTTATATACGTTTAAAGAAAAAGGCGGTTATCAATATGAAGCGGATATCCGTTCCATCCTGCATGGTTTAGGATTTCAAGAGTATAGCTACGATACCCCTATTTCTTCCTTAAGTGGTGGACAAAAAACAAGATTAGCACTCGGAAAGCTGTTATTAACCAAACCTGACTTACTCGTTTTGGACGAGCCGACAAACCATTTGGATATCGAGACATTACAATGGCTTGAACAATATTTACAAAGCTATCAACGAGCTGTCTTAATTGTTTCCCATGACCGCTACTTTTTAGATAAAGTCGTAAACATTGTATATGAAATTTCTCATACAGAATGTACAAAATATGTTGGCAACTATAGTCGATACTTAAAGCAAAAGGCTGAAAAATACGAGCGTGAGTTAAAGCTATATGAAAAACAGCAGGATGAAATTGCTCGGATGAAAGACTTTATCCAACGCAATCTTGCAAGGGCTTCTACCACTAAACGAGCCCAAAGCAGAAGAAAAATGCTTGAAAAAATGGACGTAATCGATAAACCTCAAGGCGATGAGAAATCTGCTCAATTTTCCTTTGAAATTGAAAAACAAAGTGGCCATGATGTTTTAAAGGCTAAAAACATTTCTGTTACTTATGATGGGAAAAGCCCGATTATTTCGGATGTATCGTTTTCCATTACAAGGGGAGAAGTGATCGCTCTTATTGGACCAAATGGAATTGGAAAATCGACCTTATTAAAAGCAATTGTAAAACGTATCAAACCTTTCTCAGGTGAATTTCAGTTCGGAGCAAATGTAACGATTGGTTACTATGATCAAGAACAGGCTGACTTAACCTCCAATAAATGTGTTTTAGATGAACTTTGGGACGAATATCCACAAAAAACAGAAAAGGAAATCCGTACGATTTTAGGGAATTTCCTCTTCTCTGGTGATGATGTTATGAAAAATGTTTCTTCCTTAAGTGGTGGAGAAAAGGCACGATTGGCTCTTGCGAAATTAATGATGCAAA encodes:
- a CDS encoding ATP-binding cassette subfamily F protein 3 (product_source=KO:K06158; cath_funfam=1.20.5.170,3.40.50.300; cog=COG0488; ko=KO:K06158; pfam=PF00005,PF12848,PF16326; smart=SM00382; superfamily=52540,57959), which encodes MMILLQLNQVTKYFGSNLILSNIKLEVQTRDKIALVGRNGAGKSTLLKIISGELSYDSGEIIKPKDISIGFLAQNTGLESTKSIWDEMLTVFSDIRQLEKDMRKLEEQMSTCDPSRNPSAYERLLKEYDDMLYTFKEKGGYQYEADIRSILHGLGFQEYSYDTPISSLSGGQKTRLALGKLLLTKPDLLVLDEPTNHLDIETLQWLEQYLQSYQRAVLIVSHDRYFLDKVVNIVYEISHTECTKYVGNYSRYLKQKAEKYERELKLYEKQQDEIARMKDFIQRNLARASTTKRAQSRRKMLEKMDVIDKPQGDEKSAQFSFEIEKQSGHDVLKAKNISVTYDGKSPIISDVSFSITRGEVIALIGPNGIGKSTLLKAIVKRIKPFSGEFQFGANVTIGYYDQEQADLTSNKCVLDELWDEYPQKTEKEIRTILGNFLFSGDDVMKNVSSLSGGEKARLALAKLMMQKANFLILDEPTNHLDLDSKEVLENALIDYPGTILFVSHDRYFINRIATKVFELSKDGITEYLGDYDYYVSKKEEMEELQKLEQQKETIITTTNELAKQGKLSYEKEKELKKRERQRQRKIEEMEKEIARLEEKIVKNDELLCDPVIYQNHERVQEIHHENEKLKERIDQLMEEWENLIEEE
- a CDS encoding hypothetical protein (product_source=Hypo-rule applied; transmembrane_helix_parts=Inside_1_38,TMhelix_39_61,Outside_62_70), translating into MFSPFLDCRSIMNARNRHNFLNASKQKSTPSVMDRKLAIPYFIPGLLLSFELFVLFGMQILKSQYLLHKE
- a CDS encoding hypothetical protein (product_source=Hypo-rule applied; pfam=PF14146; superfamily=81464; transmembrane_helix_parts=Inside_1_6,TMhelix_7_24,Outside_25_33,TMhelix_34_56,Inside_57_65), which produces MKFNPTSMGFFYFTMGVLFTYLAINSAEETIWSIPTIILMLLATFDFAVSIRMFAFLYKMKKAKK
- a CDS encoding membrane protease YdiL (CAAX protease family) (product_source=COG1266; cog=COG1266; ko=KO:K07052; pfam=PF02517; superfamily=161055,81296; transmembrane_helix_parts=Inside_1_6,TMhelix_7_29,Outside_30_43,TMhelix_44_65,Inside_66_77,TMhelix_78_100,Outside_101_119,TMhelix_120_142,Inside_143_153,TMhelix_154_176,Outside_177_201,TMhelix_202_224,Inside_225_244), producing MKKQYWWIIITYIVMQFSAFVGVPFFYAIGVGSDPSLDVALYKAQAYWTILSFTIAFVFILFLLRDEFKISVRNEKAAPLSISMAWAIGGVFMAIIVQTIAANIEVNLFGVEPGSENTQMIVDLIKTTPLLIAVTSIIGPVLEEIIFRKIIFRVVYKRTNFFIGAFVSSFLFAIVHGEPEHLLLYASMGFTFAYLYVKTNRILVPIFAHTMMNTFVVIIQTVFSEDIEKMMQQMEQIQSIIGGI
- a CDS encoding sec-independent protein translocase protein TatA (product_source=KO:K03116; cog=COG1826; ko=KO:K03116; pfam=PF02416; tigrfam=TIGR01411; transmembrane_helix_parts=Outside_1_3,TMhelix_4_21,Inside_22_53), which produces MNVGIGSFLLIVVVGLLIFGPKKLPELGRAAGDTLREFKKATRGLADDDDDKK
- a CDS encoding cyclic pyranopterin phosphate synthase (product_source=KO:K03637; cath_funfam=3.30.70.640; cog=COG0315; ko=KO:K03637; pfam=PF01967; superfamily=55040; tigrfam=TIGR00581), with protein sequence MSEFTHFNEQGRAKMVDVSEKVDSVRIAIAKSRVIVSKEVYEKIVHNKVNKGDVLSVAQVAGIMAAKNTPMIVPMCHPIPLKAVDITFEWDINEKEYILGITAQVKTKGATGVEMEALTAASACALTVYDMCKALDKGLVIGPTFLVKKTGGKSGEYIREGSVL
- a CDS encoding sec-independent protein translocase protein TatC (product_source=KO:K03118; cog=COG0805; ko=KO:K03118; pfam=PF00902; superfamily=56918; tigrfam=TIGR00945; transmembrane_helix_parts=Inside_1_20,TMhelix_21_43,Outside_44_69,TMhelix_70_92,Inside_93_103,TMhelix_104_126,Outside_127_158,TMhelix_159_181,Inside_182_192,TMhelix_193_210,Outside_211_214,TMhelix_215_234,Inside_235_248), with translation MNDKQMSVLEHIEELRKRLIIIVVFFFVAVIASFFLAKPIIVYLQHTNEAEQFALNSFRPMDPLMVYMQFAFVIAIVLTSPVILYQLWAFVSPGLYETERRVTLSYIPISLGLFLLGIAFSYFILFPFVIDFMVRLSNDLEINQVIGINEYFRFLLQLTIPFGLLFQLPVVVMFLTRLGLVTPMFLVKIRKYAYFVLLVIAAFITPPELVSHLMVTVPLFILYEVSIVISRFAYRKAQIAQMKEANQE
- a CDS encoding redox-sensing transcriptional repressor (product_source=KO:K01926; cath_funfam=1.10.10.10,3.40.50.720; cog=COG2344; ko=KO:K01926; pfam=PF02629,PF06971; smart=SM00881; superfamily=46785,51735), yielding MSQDQSKIPQATAKRLPLYYRFLQNLYASGKQRVSSQELSEAVKVDSATIRRDFSYFGALGKKGYGYNVKYLLSFFRKTLDQDELTKVTLIGVGNLGTAFLHYNFMKNNNTQITIAFDVDEEKIGKEVGGVPIYHLDELEERLPEDVTVAILTVPANVAQMITDRLVTKGIKGILNFTPARLNVPNHIRIHHIDLSVELQALAYFLKNYPQE